TGTAGTTCTGATAGCAGGGACTAAATCAGTATCTCCTGATATTATTACTAAAATTTCCGAAATCTTCTTATAAAAAATCTCAAAAATTTTTGTTGCAATTTTAACATCTGTTTGTTTTTCTATAGGTTTATAATATTTCAGTCCACAATTTGGACATTTTATCACTCGTTTTTTAAATTTACTTATTTCAACTTCAAGGCCTAA
This bacterium DNA region includes the following protein-coding sequences:
- a CDS encoding NYN domain-containing protein — translated: LGLEVEISKFKKRVIKCPNCGLKYYKPIEKQTDVKIATKIFEIFYKKISEILVIISGDTDLVPAIRTTKETFDDIKIGVVIPYKNSSEELKLVSDFYYSIPPRKYINHLLPNPYKLKTGEVICKPEKW